A genomic window from Halomonas sp. LR3S48 includes:
- a CDS encoding cytochrome c oxidase subunit 3 family protein has product MTEASPSRPLPNPGWGPLSALPGNPLMWVLILSEVVVFTAFFALYAWHRAGDVAGFNAAQRELDPLMGGLNTLVLLTSGLCVALAVEAISASRRRRARQWLAASMGLGMLFCVIKVVEYGGKFAVGITPETHLFFGYYYGLTAFHFAHVLFGLGLLALVTWRTSTENVETAAAFWHMVDLIWILLYPLIYLLR; this is encoded by the coding sequence ATGACTGAAGCCAGCCCCTCCCGCCCCCTGCCCAACCCGGGCTGGGGGCCGCTCTCCGCACTGCCCGGCAACCCGCTGATGTGGGTGCTGATCCTGAGCGAGGTGGTGGTCTTCACCGCCTTCTTCGCGCTCTATGCCTGGCATCGGGCTGGCGACGTCGCGGGCTTCAACGCCGCCCAGCGTGAGCTCGACCCGCTGATGGGCGGGCTCAACACCCTGGTGTTGCTCACCAGCGGGCTGTGCGTGGCCCTCGCCGTGGAGGCGATCAGTGCTTCCCGTCGCCGCCGGGCGCGCCAGTGGCTGGCGGCGAGCATGGGGCTCGGGATGCTGTTCTGCGTGATCAAGGTCGTCGAATATGGCGGCAAGTTCGCCGTGGGCATCACGCCGGAGACCCATCTCTTCTTCGGCTACTACTACGGCCTGACCGCCTTTCACTTCGCCCACGTGCTGTTCGGGCTGGGGCTGCTGGCGCTGGTCACCTGGCGCACCTCGACCGAGAACGTCGAGACGGCGGCCGCTTTCTGGCACATGGTCGACCTGATCTGGATCTTGCTCTATCCCTTGATCTATCTCTTACGCTGA
- a CDS encoding DUF4870 family protein: protein MTSNSATFPPSAAQSDERGTKLAAVIYVLFLGSVLAVVTAPVGVLLAHLRRRSVADWVATHLQFQIRTFWLGIVGAALFVAAWHVLGLVGVSAWAPWALGYAFFTACLIWMVGRCGVGIHRLMAGRPIDAPRSLWLGGASVSLHD, encoded by the coding sequence ATGACCTCGAATTCCGCGACCTTCCCCCCAAGCGCTGCACAGAGCGACGAGCGTGGCACCAAGCTCGCCGCGGTGATCTACGTTCTCTTCCTCGGCAGTGTGCTGGCCGTGGTCACGGCGCCGGTGGGCGTGCTGCTGGCGCATCTGCGCCGTCGCAGCGTGGCCGACTGGGTCGCCACCCATCTGCAGTTCCAGATTCGCACCTTCTGGCTCGGTATCGTCGGTGCGGCGCTTTTTGTGGCGGCCTGGCATGTGCTGGGCCTGGTCGGTGTGTCCGCCTGGGCGCCGTGGGCACTCGGCTACGCCTTCTTCACCGCCTGCCTGATCTGGATGGTGGGCCGCTGCGGCGTGGGCATTCATCGGCTGATGGCGGGTCGCCCCATCGACGCCCCGCGCAGCCTATGGCTAGGCGGCGCCAGCGTGAGCCTGCATGACTGA
- a CDS encoding ShlB/FhaC/HecB family hemolysin secretion/activation protein: protein MDAVRQGIAGCPTQANGSKTVGRERRITRLFFIPALLALSWPTVLWAQEATPDETLRRQQERERAQQERLIPDPDVRLSVPVEAPGRLPEGEAPCFVIERLELQGEGAERFSWAISATDGGELDDSPIGRCLGTQGINLVLSRAQNALVERGFITSRVLVEPQDLSDGTLALSLVPGRIERIRAADPQRRHASLRNALPSGPGDILNLRDIEQALENFQRLPSTDVDIQIEPGEMPNGSDLVIDYQQGRPLRPSWSADDSGSDATGRYQSGVTLAYDNLLGINDLFYASLGKDLGGGDDGPRGNRSRTFHYSVPWGYWNLGATYSDYDYHQTIAGAFEDIVYEGSSRNIKATLSRVILRDATRRTTASLGGFQNRSNTLIDGEELPVQRRQVGGWEAGLEHREFLGRATLDASLFYQRGTGAFGSLPAPGEEFDEGTSRFKIVSANAELDLPFTLGQLPLRYLGEWRLQRNLTPLAPLERFSIGGRYTVRGFESGLSADRGWLIRNELEMPLGSSGQALYAGLDYGRVGGPSSEWLLGNSLGGAALGLRGSLLRFVSYDVFVATPIHEPKDFRSDSHEVGVSLYLAF from the coding sequence ATGGACGCCGTACGACAGGGAATCGCCGGCTGCCCTACGCAGGCAAACGGCAGCAAGACCGTCGGCAGGGAACGCAGGATTACCCGCCTTTTCTTCATACCCGCCTTGCTGGCGCTGAGCTGGCCCACCGTGCTGTGGGCGCAGGAGGCCACGCCGGACGAGACCCTGCGCCGCCAGCAGGAGCGCGAGCGTGCCCAGCAGGAGCGCCTGATCCCCGACCCCGACGTGCGCCTGTCGGTACCGGTCGAGGCACCGGGGCGCCTACCCGAAGGCGAAGCCCCATGTTTCGTGATCGAACGGCTCGAACTTCAGGGGGAGGGCGCGGAGCGCTTCTCCTGGGCTATCTCGGCGACTGACGGAGGGGAGCTCGACGACTCTCCCATCGGCCGATGTCTCGGTACCCAAGGCATCAACCTGGTGCTCTCGCGTGCCCAGAACGCGCTGGTCGAGCGCGGCTTCATCACCAGCCGGGTGCTGGTCGAGCCCCAGGATCTCAGCGATGGCACGCTGGCGCTCAGCCTGGTCCCCGGGCGTATCGAGCGTATTCGCGCCGCCGACCCGCAGCGTCGCCATGCCAGCCTGAGGAACGCCCTGCCGTCCGGCCCGGGGGATATCCTCAACCTGCGCGACATCGAGCAGGCGCTGGAGAATTTCCAGCGCCTGCCGTCGACGGATGTCGACATTCAGATCGAGCCGGGGGAAATGCCCAACGGCAGCGACCTGGTCATCGATTACCAGCAAGGGCGGCCGCTGCGCCCTTCCTGGTCGGCCGACGACAGCGGCAGTGACGCCACGGGGCGCTACCAGAGCGGTGTGACGCTGGCCTACGACAACCTGCTGGGCATCAACGACCTGTTCTACGCCAGCCTGGGCAAGGACCTGGGCGGCGGCGACGACGGCCCCCGCGGCAACCGCAGCCGTACCTTCCACTACTCCGTACCGTGGGGCTACTGGAATCTGGGGGCGACATACAGCGACTACGACTACCACCAGACCATCGCCGGCGCCTTCGAGGACATCGTCTACGAGGGCTCGAGCCGCAACATCAAGGCCACCCTGTCGCGCGTGATCCTGCGGGACGCCACGCGCCGGACTACCGCATCGCTGGGCGGCTTCCAGAACCGCTCGAACACGCTCATCGACGGCGAGGAACTGCCCGTGCAGCGCCGCCAGGTGGGCGGCTGGGAGGCCGGCCTGGAGCACCGCGAGTTCCTCGGCCGTGCCACCCTCGATGCCTCGCTCTTCTACCAGCGCGGCACCGGCGCGTTCGGCTCGCTGCCCGCGCCGGGCGAGGAGTTCGACGAAGGAACCTCGCGCTTCAAGATCGTCTCCGCCAACGCCGAACTCGACCTGCCGTTCACGCTGGGGCAGCTGCCCTTGCGCTATCTCGGCGAATGGCGGCTGCAGCGCAACCTCACCCCGCTGGCGCCGTTGGAGCGTTTCTCCATCGGCGGCCGTTATACCGTGCGCGGTTTCGAGTCGGGCCTTTCCGCCGACCGCGGCTGGCTGATCCGCAACGAACTCGAGATGCCGCTGGGCAGCAGTGGCCAGGCGCTCTATGCCGGGCTCGACTACGGCCGGGTCGGCGGCCCCAGCAGTGAATGGCTGCTCGGCAATTCGCTGGGCGGCGCGGCGCTAGGGCTGCGTGGCAGCCTGCTGCGCTTCGTCAGCTACGACGTCTTCGTCGCCACGCCGATACACGAGCCGAAAGACTTCCGCTCCGACAGTCACGAGGTCGGGGTCAGCCTCTATCTGGCTTTTTGA
- a CDS encoding DUF637 domain-containing protein: MNKHCYRLVFNKSKGRRVVVSEAATTDCHDGSATPRRRAGDPASPRRFELGILKPLTWSTLLALGLVTLPVHAQIAPDRSAPSSQRPHVLESANGTPQVNITAPNTQGVSRNAYRQFDVNGKGAILNNSRTATSTQIGGWVQGNPNLTTGEARVIVNEVNSSNPSRLHGAVEIAGRRAEVVIANPAGIDVDGAGFINAQGVTLTTGQPQFRNGALDGYRVEGGTVRIHGDGLDAGDADYAAILARAAEVQAGVWAEELQVVAGANRISADRRTIEAIDGSGDSPDVAIDVARLGGMYAGKITLVANERGVGVNNAGRVAASQQLTITTDGRLENRGELSSGGNLRIAGRSGIDNRGDVHAGGNAAISGSVVNNQGAIRAGADLAVTGREGIVNRDGGTLSAGGNVRLAATGSNGTIRNEQNATLAAGLRDDGSLGAKGDLDLAATRHIEANGQNLAAGGFYAEADTVSLEGSRTQAREIALTARSGDIDASHAEVVAQERLTANTTATLRTDDALVQAGQLDIAARDLSNRGGELTQSGNDALSLELDTLDNRDGRLASNGDIALHADTLDNGVGEIVAGGALSVSAIDDIDNAQGLMGAVQSSLDVTAASLDNAQGRMEAADGLRLAISGSLSNAAGEIVQLGGETPLTLDIAQALDNTDGLIVSHADLVLQAGELINEGGTLQAAGDASVESAKLSNNRGELLAGGSLALDIDGDIDNAQGQLLAQRSLTLQAASLNNAGGVVGAVEESLTVATTGAIDNRGGSLEAGSQLGVSGQGLDNQAGTLLGETITLDTGGQRLNNTAGLIAASQNLASTSGELDNTGGTLQAGGDATIDTLGQAVINVDSGTDGGILASGALTLAAGDIDNGNGLIGGGRLDVTAVDIANRLGGTLLSESDLTLAANSLDNRGGELQALGDMRLALNEALHNQGGLVRSGAALAIDANRVVNSNTQGADQGVEGQRVAITADEVVNRQGAMRANQRLEIDATSRVDNRDGLLSSLATLVLGTDDLLNRDGTLIANRQLDLAATRLIGDGRLLSLGDLALQLASDFTLNQGAELKAAGDLRFATTGTLTNRGTLQAGDTLDLDASEIDNRAGSELSGNTTRLSAGQLTNRGLIDGITTRIDATTLDNLGTGRIYGDRLGIQATTLTNNVESGRAAVIAARERLDIGARRLTNREEALLFSAGDMAIGGRLDANDRATVRATRVDNNSATIEALGDLSISAASLRNTNEHFETALKYSGSETGLFYQPVGWDEKRPAEEFQKKYSNYLYHEPTDTLIAQVPYSRHYCCLGNIYTSWREIAIEREVYSSAVTRSAPSLIQGGGNVYLYGEDVVNDKSKIVAGAMLRGDLENVVNLNAKGQRFVIESGLARSLGYQHFDSENGGEAIPYTSNWESYTNQEPLSDIILPVTEFGGNRNVSGSGTQVGTLQPTTVSGSASGAGNATAGVGNFETGRGITEVPGIGSGGASSGEPGEVIRTLMPNVRLPSNSLFRVRPNPTATYLVETDPRFTDRRQWMSSDSLLDRLSPDPAVTHKRLGDGFYEQRLIREQVTELTGQRFLEGYADDQAQYAALMNNAVTFAKEHGLRPGVALSAEQMAQLTSDIVWLVEQTVALEDGSTVKVLVPQVYTRLREGDLKGDGTLIAGDSLQLDVAGDLFNSGTLVGRELVDMTAGNLTNLEGRISGNRVDLKTRRDLTNLGGDITANESLSLQAGRDLNLASTAERQARLYVTDPDGQLLAGAGRDLTIRGAEVDSGGSLSLSAGRDLDIASTLDAQSTRYGRATLSHADIEHQATLTAGQDLTLNAGRDLGLTAVDVTAGGSGLITAGRDLALETLTTGNALSGNRSLQYRRQQEVGTNLDFGDDLTLLAGQDLYARAADVSAAGDLSVIAGRDIEIEAGHSSRYEERRNYRKHTIDSQSRVQGSDFSAGGDLTLSAGDDLRLTASRLQAGDSAMLLAGGDIEFLTAQEQDYSLYKEKSSGGMLGGSRTQRDEVSKTRSIGSEVTTGGDLLIASGQDQTYQAARLDSGGDIALQSGGTIRFETASDMHTESHERSKSSFAWQSSSGEGFTRETLRQSELVAQGELIIQAAEGIQIDVEEIDRHSVSRTIDAMVAANPDLAWLQEMEERGDIDWRQVKAIHDSWDYEQSGLGGGAAMVVAIVAAATGQYYALAALGGASAGAVAVAASAAAGSFAGTGAVSLINNRGDLGATFSDTFSSDSLRGAAIAAVTAGVTKGVMGDTTNTATGATKLDLSKTGDIARFAGQRATQAAIAAGVRTAIDGGSLSDNLEDSLESAVAHVASGVLFNAVGNYSQDRFDNGSPEKIALHALTGGAVAQAMGGDFRTGALAAGANEALVEHLAGMVNDNPGLLITASQVVGVIAAEMTDGDVNQGAEIAAQSTRYNYLSHEQKAQRDRELAECEDVFCRFETRMRWGATDVGQDASLAAGVVAGVPVEMMNGVEDLLALLDGDTYVALYELLQQDDVLTIIGEGLKDEYAQRIVTLQTEYERAGVGGAFNAGVETGKLLTDIAGVLAGGVGVARGTAGLAGRVGAVGTTRGIGGVVSRTETGMQWGRGIQGQGMPWEDFLASQLPAGSRLPPNFKTFDFYDEASGMATSVKTLDTMTSAKRANPSQVFSSIRSSVDAAANFSGYRLSGQSVTPDMITSKRLEIAVPSGTTQAQLEQIDRAVKYGADRGVTVNITVIE, translated from the coding sequence ATGAACAAGCATTGTTACCGCCTCGTTTTCAACAAGAGCAAGGGCCGACGGGTCGTCGTTTCGGAAGCCGCCACCACGGATTGTCACGACGGCAGCGCGACACCTCGTCGCCGAGCGGGCGATCCAGCCTCTCCACGGCGCTTCGAACTCGGCATCCTCAAGCCGCTGACCTGGAGCACCCTGCTGGCCCTGGGCCTGGTAACGCTGCCGGTTCATGCCCAGATCGCCCCCGATCGCAGCGCGCCGAGCAGCCAGCGCCCCCATGTGCTGGAAAGTGCCAACGGTACGCCGCAGGTCAACATCACCGCGCCGAATACCCAGGGGGTGTCGCGCAACGCCTATCGCCAGTTCGACGTGAACGGCAAGGGGGCGATCCTCAACAACTCGCGTACCGCGACATCGACCCAGATCGGCGGTTGGGTGCAGGGCAACCCCAACCTGACGACGGGCGAGGCGCGCGTCATCGTCAACGAGGTCAACTCCTCGAACCCCAGCCGGCTGCACGGCGCGGTGGAAATTGCCGGCCGCCGCGCCGAGGTCGTGATCGCCAACCCCGCCGGCATCGATGTCGACGGGGCGGGCTTCATCAACGCTCAAGGTGTCACCCTGACCACGGGCCAGCCGCAGTTCCGTAACGGCGCGCTGGACGGCTACCGCGTCGAGGGCGGTACGGTGCGCATCCACGGCGACGGCCTCGATGCGGGTGACGCCGACTATGCCGCCATTCTCGCCCGCGCCGCCGAGGTCCAGGCGGGGGTGTGGGCCGAGGAGTTGCAGGTCGTCGCCGGGGCCAACCGCATCAGCGCCGATCGCCGGACGATAGAGGCCATCGACGGCAGCGGCGACTCTCCCGACGTGGCCATCGACGTCGCCCGCCTGGGCGGCATGTATGCCGGCAAGATCACGCTGGTGGCGAACGAGCGCGGCGTGGGCGTCAACAACGCCGGCCGGGTGGCCGCCTCGCAGCAATTGACCATTACCACCGACGGGCGTCTGGAGAATCGCGGCGAACTGTCGAGCGGGGGAAATCTCCGTATCGCCGGGCGCAGCGGGATCGACAACCGGGGCGATGTCCATGCCGGTGGCAACGCCGCTATTTCCGGCAGCGTCGTGAACAATCAAGGCGCCATCCGCGCCGGCGCCGACCTCGCCGTGACCGGGCGTGAAGGAATCGTCAATCGCGATGGCGGCACCCTCAGCGCCGGGGGCAATGTCCGCCTCGCCGCCACGGGAAGCAACGGCACCATTCGCAACGAGCAAAATGCCACCTTGGCGGCAGGACTGCGCGACGACGGCAGCCTGGGAGCGAAGGGCGATCTCGATCTTGCCGCCACGCGACATATCGAGGCCAATGGCCAGAACCTGGCTGCGGGCGGCTTCTATGCCGAGGCCGACACCGTCTCGCTCGAGGGCAGCCGCACCCAGGCACGTGAGATTGCACTCACCGCCCGTAGCGGCGATATCGATGCCAGCCATGCCGAAGTGGTCGCCCAGGAGCGCTTGACGGCCAACACCACCGCGACGCTGCGCACCGACGATGCTCTCGTGCAGGCCGGGCAACTGGACATCGCCGCCCGCGATCTCTCCAATCGCGGTGGCGAGTTGACCCAAAGCGGAAACGACGCACTATCCCTTGAGCTGGATACCCTCGATAACCGCGACGGCCGGCTGGCCAGCAATGGCGACATCGCGCTGCATGCCGACACGCTGGACAACGGCGTCGGTGAAATCGTTGCCGGTGGTGCGCTGAGCGTCTCTGCTATTGATGACATCGACAACGCCCAAGGCTTAATGGGCGCAGTGCAGAGTTCGCTCGATGTCACCGCCGCATCGCTCGACAACGCCCAAGGACGGATGGAAGCAGCGGATGGGCTGCGTCTCGCCATCTCCGGAAGCTTGTCCAATGCGGCCGGAGAAATCGTCCAGCTCGGCGGCGAGACGCCCCTGACCCTCGACATCGCCCAGGCGCTGGACAACACCGATGGCCTGATCGTCAGCCATGCCGACCTGGTGCTCCAGGCCGGCGAGCTGATCAATGAGGGAGGCACTCTGCAAGCGGCGGGTGATGCCAGCGTGGAATCGGCGAAGCTGAGCAATAACCGCGGAGAGCTACTGGCCGGAGGCTCGCTGGCGCTCGATATCGACGGCGATATCGACAACGCCCAAGGTCAACTGCTGGCCCAGCGCTCCCTAACCCTTCAGGCGGCCTCACTGAACAATGCCGGCGGCGTAGTGGGCGCAGTGGAAGAGAGCCTGACCGTCGCCACCACCGGCGCCATCGACAACCGCGGGGGCTCCCTCGAAGCCGGCAGCCAGCTCGGCGTGAGCGGCCAGGGCCTGGATAACCAGGCGGGTACCCTGCTCGGTGAAACGATCACGCTGGATACCGGCGGGCAGCGCCTGAACAACACGGCGGGCCTGATCGCGGCCAGCCAGAACCTCGCTTCGACCAGTGGCGAGCTGGACAACACCGGCGGCACGCTCCAGGCCGGTGGCGACGCGACGATCGATACGCTTGGCCAGGCCGTGATCAACGTCGACAGCGGAACGGACGGCGGCATTCTCGCCAGCGGCGCGCTGACACTGGCCGCCGGCGACATCGATAACGGCAACGGCCTCATCGGCGGCGGCCGGCTCGACGTCACTGCCGTGGATATCGCCAATCGACTCGGTGGCACGCTGCTCAGCGAGAGCGACCTGACGCTCGCCGCCAACAGCCTCGACAACCGCGGCGGCGAGCTTCAGGCACTCGGTGACATGCGCCTCGCCCTGAACGAGGCGCTGCACAACCAGGGCGGCCTGGTGCGCTCCGGCGCTGCGCTGGCGATCGACGCCAACCGCGTGGTCAACAGCAACACCCAGGGCGCCGACCAGGGCGTGGAAGGCCAGCGCGTCGCCATCACCGCTGACGAGGTCGTCAACCGACAGGGCGCGATGCGGGCCAACCAGAGGCTCGAGATCGACGCGACCAGCCGCGTGGACAATCGCGACGGCCTGCTCTCGTCGCTCGCCACCCTAGTTCTGGGAACCGACGACCTGCTCAACCGGGACGGCACGCTGATCGCCAATCGCCAGCTCGACCTCGCCGCGACACGCCTGATCGGAGACGGCCGGCTGCTATCGCTGGGCGACCTGGCGCTGCAACTGGCCAGCGACTTCACCCTGAACCAGGGCGCCGAACTCAAGGCGGCGGGCGATCTCCGTTTCGCGACCACCGGCACCCTGACCAATCGCGGCACACTCCAGGCTGGTGACACGCTCGACCTCGATGCCAGCGAGATCGACAACAGGGCCGGCAGCGAACTCTCTGGCAATACCACCCGGCTCAGCGCCGGCCAGCTCACCAACCGCGGCTTGATCGACGGCATCACCACGCGCATCGATGCCACCACCCTCGATAACCTCGGCACCGGGCGCATCTACGGCGACCGGCTCGGCATCCAGGCGACCACCCTGACCAATAACGTCGAGAGCGGCCGAGCGGCGGTCATTGCTGCCCGTGAACGCCTCGATATCGGCGCCCGCCGCCTGACCAACCGCGAGGAGGCGCTGCTCTTCAGCGCCGGCGACATGGCCATTGGCGGCCGCCTCGATGCAAACGACCGGGCCACCGTCCGGGCAACGCGAGTCGACAATAACAGCGCCACGATTGAGGCGTTGGGGGATTTGTCGATTTCCGCGGCGAGCTTGCGTAATACTAATGAGCACTTCGAGACGGCACTTAAGTATAGCGGATCTGAAACGGGGTTGTTTTATCAGCCGGTGGGGTGGGATGAAAAGCGTCCGGCAGAAGAGTTTCAAAAAAAGTACTCTAATTATCTTTATCATGAGCCAACTGATACTCTAATAGCTCAAGTTCCCTATTCGCGTCATTATTGCTGTCTGGGTAATATTTATACAAGCTGGAGGGAGATTGCTATAGAGCGCGAGGTTTATTCTAGTGCAGTAACGCGTTCGGCTCCGAGTTTAATACAGGGCGGTGGTAATGTTTACCTTTATGGAGAGGATGTCGTCAACGATAAGAGTAAGATCGTTGCCGGGGCAATGCTTCGAGGTGACTTGGAGAATGTGGTAAATCTAAATGCAAAGGGCCAGCGCTTTGTTATTGAGAGCGGACTTGCCAGGTCTTTAGGGTACCAACACTTCGACTCTGAGAATGGTGGAGAGGCGATCCCCTACACTTCGAATTGGGAGTCTTATACTAACCAGGAGCCGTTGAGCGACATCATTCTTCCCGTGACGGAATTCGGTGGCAACCGAAACGTCTCGGGTAGTGGTACGCAAGTCGGCACCCTGCAGCCCACAACTGTCTCGGGCTCTGCCTCCGGTGCCGGCAATGCCACAGCCGGTGTCGGTAATTTTGAAACCGGCAGAGGCATCACCGAAGTGCCCGGTATCGGCTCGGGCGGGGCCTCCTCCGGGGAACCCGGCGAGGTCATCCGCACGCTGATGCCCAACGTCAGGCTGCCGAGCAACAGCCTGTTCCGCGTGCGCCCCAATCCCACCGCGACCTACCTGGTCGAGACCGACCCGCGCTTTACCGATCGGCGCCAGTGGATGAGTTCGGATTCTTTGCTCGACCGCCTCTCGCCCGACCCCGCTGTGACCCATAAGCGCCTGGGCGATGGCTTCTACGAGCAGCGCCTGATTCGTGAGCAGGTCACCGAGCTGACCGGGCAGCGCTTCCTCGAAGGTTACGCCGACGACCAGGCGCAATACGCCGCGTTGATGAACAACGCCGTGACCTTCGCCAAGGAGCACGGCCTGCGTCCCGGCGTCGCCCTCAGCGCTGAGCAGATGGCCCAATTGACCAGCGACATCGTGTGGCTGGTCGAACAAACGGTAGCGCTCGAAGATGGCAGCACGGTCAAGGTATTGGTGCCCCAGGTATATACCCGGCTGCGCGAGGGCGACCTGAAAGGGGATGGCACCCTGATCGCCGGTGATTCGCTGCAGTTGGATGTCGCCGGGGATCTGTTCAACTCGGGCACCCTGGTCGGGCGTGAGCTGGTGGACATGACGGCCGGCAACCTCACCAACCTGGAGGGCAGGATCAGCGGCAACCGGGTCGATCTCAAGACCCGGCGCGATCTCACCAACCTCGGCGGCGACATCACTGCGAACGAATCGCTGAGCCTGCAGGCAGGGCGCGACCTGAACCTGGCCAGCACCGCGGAGCGTCAAGCTCGACTCTACGTGACCGATCCTGATGGTCAACTACTGGCCGGCGCCGGACGCGACCTGACGATCCGGGGAGCGGAAGTCGACTCGGGCGGCAGCCTGAGCCTGAGCGCCGGGCGGGATCTGGACATCGCCAGTACCCTCGATGCCCAGTCCACCCGCTATGGCAGAGCGACTCTCAGCCATGCCGACATCGAACACCAGGCCACGCTGACCGCAGGGCAGGACCTGACCCTCAATGCCGGGCGTGACCTCGGCCTCACCGCGGTCGACGTCACCGCCGGAGGCAGCGGCTTGATCACGGCCGGTCGCGACCTGGCCCTGGAAACCCTGACCACGGGCAACGCCCTCAGCGGGAACAGAAGCCTCCAATACCGCCGCCAGCAGGAGGTCGGCACCAACCTCGACTTCGGCGACGACCTCACCCTGCTGGCGGGCCAGGACCTCTACGCCCGCGCCGCCGATGTCAGCGCCGCGGGCGACCTGAGCGTTATCGCCGGGCGCGATATCGAAATCGAAGCGGGGCACTCCAGCCGTTATGAGGAAAGGCGCAACTACCGCAAGCACACCATTGACAGCCAAAGCCGCGTGCAGGGCAGTGACTTCTCAGCCGGTGGTGACCTCACCCTCTCGGCGGGCGACGACCTGCGCCTGACCGCCAGCCGTTTGCAGGCGGGTGATAGTGCCATGCTGCTGGCCGGTGGCGATATCGAATTCCTCACCGCTCAGGAGCAGGACTACTCGCTCTACAAGGAGAAGAGCAGCGGTGGGATGCTCGGCGGCAGCCGCACCCAGCGTGACGAAGTCAGCAAGACCCGCTCGATCGGCAGCGAAGTCACCACTGGCGGCGACCTGCTCATCGCCAGCGGGCAAGACCAGACCTACCAGGCGGCGCGGCTGGATTCCGGCGGCGACATCGCCCTGCAAAGCGGCGGCACCATCCGCTTCGAAACCGCCAGCGACATGCACACCGAATCCCACGAGCGCAGCAAGAGCAGCTTCGCCTGGCAATCGTCCTCCGGCGAAGGCTTCACCCGCGAAACGCTGCGCCAGAGCGAACTCGTGGCCCAGGGCGAGCTCATCATCCAGGCCGCCGAAGGCATCCAGATCGACGTGGAGGAGATCGACCGCCACAGCGTCAGCCGCACCATCGACGCCATGGTCGCCGCCAACCCCGACCTCGCCTGGCTGCAGGAGATGGAAGAGCGTGGCGACATCGACTGGCGCCAGGTCAAGGCCATCCACGACAGCTGGGATTACGAGCAGTCCGGGCTGGGTGGCGGCGCCGCGATGGTGGTTGCCATCGTCGCCGCCGCCACCGGCCAGTACTACGCCTTGGCGGCCCTGGGAGGGGCCAGCGCCGGTGCGGTTGCTGTTGCCGCCAGTGCCGCTGCGGGTTCGTTTGCCGGCACCGGCGCGGTCAGCCTGATCAACAACCGCGGCGATCTGGGTGCCACCTTCAGTGACACCTTCTCGAGCGACAGCCTGCGCGGTGCTGCCATCGCCGCTGTCACTGCCGGCGTCACCAAGGGCGTGATGGGTGACACCACCAATACCGCGACCGGTGCCACCAAGCTGGATCTCAGCAAGACCGGCGACATTGCCCGCTTCGCCGGCCAGCGTGCCACGCAAGCCGCGATCGCCGCCGGCGTGCGCACGGCCATCGACGGCGGCAGCCTGAGCGACAACCTCGAGGACAGCCTCGAAAGCGCCGTGGCCCACGTCGCCTCCGGCGTCCTGTTCAACGCCGTGGGAAATTACAGCCAAGATCGCTTCGACAATGGCAGTCCCGAAAAAATCGCGTTGCATGCGCTGACCGGCGGCGCCGTCGCCCAAGCCATGGGCGGTGACTTCCGCACCGGCGCGCTAGCCGCAGGAGCCAATGAAGCATTGGTGGAGCACCTGGCCGGAATGGTCAACGACAACCCCGGCCTGCTGATAACGGCCTCTCAGGTTGTCGGCGTTATAGCCGCCGAGATGACGGATGGGGATGTCAATCAGGGGGCGGAGATAGCGGCGCAGTCAACGCGGTATAACTACTTGTCGCATGAGCAAAAGGCCCAGCGAGATCGTGAGCTGGCCGAATGCGAAGACGTTTTCTGTCGGTTCGAAACGCGGATGCGTTGGGGCGCTACCGATGTCGGACAAGACGCCTCGTTGGCGGCAGGAGTCGTCGCCGGTGTGCCGGTCGAGATGATGAACGGCGTAGAAGATTTGTTGGCTCTGCTGGACGGGGACACCTATGTCGCGCTTTACGAGCTCTTGCAACAGGATGATGTGTTAACGATTATAGGAGAGGGACTCAAGGATGAGTACGCGCAGCGCATTGTCACGCTCCAGACCGAGTATGAGCGTGCCGGCGTCGGCGGTGCGTTCAACGCGGGTGTTGAAACAGGCAAGCTACTGACCGATATTGCGGGAGTGCTTGCTGGTGGCGTGGGCGTTGCCAGAGGCACAGCAGGTCTTGCTGGTAGGGTCGGTGCCGTTGGTACTACAAGAGGGATCGGTGGGGTTGTAAGCCGGACCGAAACCGGCATGCAATGGGGCCGGGGAATTCAAGGGCAAGGCATGCCTTGGGAGGATTTCCTTGCGTCACAACTACCAGCCGGCTCTCGCCTGCCACCGAATTTCAAGACGTTTGATTTTTATGATGAAGCAAGTGGTATGGCGACTAGTGTCAAGACTTTGGATACGATGACTTCAGCTAAGCGTGCCAATCCAAGCCAAGTGTTTTCCTCTATCAGAAGTAGTGTAGATGCAGCAGCGAATTTTTCGGGATATCGTCTGAGCGGACAGTCAGTGACACCAGATATGATTACTAGTAAACGTTTAGAAATTGCAGTGCCTTCTGGAACAACTCAAGCACAACTGGAACAAATTGATCGTGCTGTTAAGTATGGGGCGGATAGGGGTGTAACAGTAAATATTACGGTGATCGAATGA